The following nucleotide sequence is from Peribacillus sp. ACCC06369.
TCTTAAAGAACCATTCGACCATTTTATTCAAAATATAATAAACCGCCATTAACAGTAATGCCAATATAAAAAGCCTCATTAATAAGAATTCTTCCAGGATATCCAAAGCACGCTCAGTTATATTCAAGAAGTCCATGTTCCACCTACATTTCCACTTTATTCAGAATCGATTAAAAGCCAGTCGTCATCTTTGCCTATTATCCCTTTATCAAGTATGAGTCTCGTTTTAAGGCGATAGGAAACCCCTCGCTTATAAGGCTCCTCCAACGTAGGCAGACAAAAGTTAAAAGGAATTTCATTACTTTCCCCAGACTTAATCACACTTGAAGATAAAATGGTGCTCGTCTTAAGGGTATTTTCCATCCCTGTCGAATGAGTATCCATTATTAAATCACATTCAATTCTCCTTATTCTTTGCTCTTGTGTACCACCTTTAATCAAGAAATACCCATTTATACATTCACCAGATTTATACGTATTTTTCGAAAGGATTAAATCAATTTGTGCCGAACCTATCCCTAAAAGTAACAAAGATTTTCTAAGTATCAAAGAACACACTCCATTTATATTTATTTGTTTCTATTATCAACCCAAAAGTTCATACATTTCCTAAGTATGCATCACTACAAAAAAACCTTTACACATTTTGGTAAAGGTTTACTAAAATAAAATAGACCTTTACCCATAGGTAAGGTCTGGCTAACAACAATATGCTGCCAACAACACCGAGAGCTATGAACTCCGTAATGACGATATTGTTGTAAAAGCTACTCCCCTTAGGAGAATGTATTCAATTATATTGTTTATCATACGGTAAGATTAGAAAGGTTGTCAAACCTTTATTTTTTTATTTTAGGGTTCTAACCAGGAAATTTCAGTTCTTTGCACATATATTGATATAAATGAAAATATATTGAATTAACTTGTCCAGATATTGCAAAAGAATTAACTACTGGGTTTTAAATAGGCCAGTTAGTGGAATATGAAGTATGTAACAGCCGTTGTCCTTCCATATCACCATTTCATTTTACAACTGGATGAACGCTCCTTTCAAAAAGAATAAAGTGAACAATTTATGTATATTTAATGAAAACTAAAATTAAATTTAAAAATTAACAATATTTCTCTTTTACTTATGATAATCATGTTGTAATATAAATGTAACAATTGTAATATTAATTAAACTTTCGTTACATAAGATATTAGGGATTGGGGAGATTAAGTATGAAAAAATTTTCAGGTATACTATTATCCATTATCATTCTATTTTTCACATTGAGTGCTCAAGTTACCGCACAAACCACATCACAGAATTTATCAAACGTAAATGCATTAAAGATAGCCGATAATGCCAGCAAACATTTTTGGAATGCATTACATGGGTACACTAATCGTTCATGTTCACAAAAAACATTCAATTATAAAGGGACAGAGTATTCATACCTTTGCCAAGAATTCAATACAAAAGCTAAATTGACTAACTACTTAGCAGAGACATTTACCAATAATGCAGTTGAAAAAGGCCTGAATAAATATAACTACATTACCCATAAAGGGAAATTAGCCCGTCCTATCGGAGACGGCGACAGCATGTTGTTGTGGAAAAAAGCAAAAATTAAATTAGTCTATCAAAAATTAAACGTAAGATCCTACAATTTAACTGTACCTACAGTCGACGGTGAATCAGTAAAAAGAACTGTAACCTTTTATAAGTCCGGATCTAAGTGGAAAGTTAATCAGTTCGATGCAGTTCAATAAAAAAATGGGTTAAATGCCATACCTCATATGCCGTATAGTTAGCTATAAACTATATAACATATGAGGTTTTTTTGTTTCCCGCTAGTACTTGAGAAATACCCAGTAGTGCCTTCATATCAGCTCACAGCCTTGAATTATCTCCCTCCCTTCCCCACTTACCAATTAAACCCTCATACAAAAAAACACAGCAAGGATGCTGTGCCTTAACGGATTTTTGCTTTTCGAAAGCCTTGATAGGAATCGTAGGCGGCAAAAAAGATTGTGATGAATATAAGCCCCCAGTAAATCGAGTTTTTCCATTCATCAATTGAATCATCAATTGAAAACAGTGTCATTTCGTATGCAATGAATTCCGGATTCAATAAATTCGGATTACTGATGACGATGATGAAAGTCAGAGTGGATAGCAGCTGGTAAATGGCATGGAAAAAAGCAAGTTTCAGAGTCCACTGTCTCAAGAATAATTTGTATATGGCCAAGATCACTCCAAAGATTACGACGCAAGAAACCAGCAGCCAATAGGAATTCAATACCTCTTGATTGAAAGAAGGTGTCACAAAAATGAGGCTGCCATTTCTTTTTTCATAGACGCCAAGGAGGTTTGCTGCATTGAAATAAAGGGCCGCAAATACAGAAAGACCTAACAAACTTGCAAAGACCTCGATCATATGAATGGCCTTTTTCTTTGAAATGTTCGGAATATCTTTTAGGTTTTCCGGTGTCCATGGTTTCAAATCTTTCGTTAAAGGAGACTGGTCTTTTGAAGTATCCATGCGTTCTAAAATGGCAAATGAAAGCGTTAGCCAGAAAAACACTTGGATACCTGTACTGATGATACCTGCTATCGCTTTCCCGATTATGGTGAGAACCGCGTCCATAACCGTATTATCCCCCATATCCCGAAACGGATTATCCCCTACTAACCCGATTAGTGATATAACTGCAGCGATAGGCAAAATCATTTTCAACAGACTGATATATACATCATAATAACGTGGTCCAATCAGATGCATCGGGCGATCGCGATAACCACTAGCCAGTGTAACAGGATCTCCTAATTTTAATAGAACCGCTTTTACATCTTGCTCCGTATGATTCTCCGGAAGCATATCTTCGATTGTTGACTGAAGCTCAAGCGCAATATCCTCCCGACTTTTTTCTGGCAGCCTGCGAGTCACTTCCTGAATATAAAGTTCAATCAGCTCCATCTTCTTCCTCTCCTTTTAATAATATATAAAGTTCTTGTGACGTTTTTTCCCATTCTTGCTTTAACTGAATGAAAATTTCTCCCCCATAATCACTTAAAGAATAATACTTGCGCGGTCTACTTTCAGAAGTATCCCAGCTGCTGGTCACCAATTCTTGTTTTTCCAGGC
It contains:
- a CDS encoding sporulation protein, yielding MILRKSLLLLGIGSAQIDLILSKNTYKSGECINGYFLIKGGTQEQRIRRIECDLIMDTHSTGMENTLKTSTILSSSVIKSGESNEIPFNFCLPTLEEPYKRGVSYRLKTRLILDKGIIGKDDDWLLIDSE
- a CDS encoding IseA DL-endopeptidase inhibitor family protein, giving the protein MKKFSGILLSIIILFFTLSAQVTAQTTSQNLSNVNALKIADNASKHFWNALHGYTNRSCSQKTFNYKGTEYSYLCQEFNTKAKLTNYLAETFTNNAVEKGLNKYNYITHKGKLARPIGDGDSMLLWKKAKIKLVYQKLNVRSYNLTVPTVDGESVKRTVTFYKSGSKWKVNQFDAVQ
- a CDS encoding PadR family transcriptional regulator, with amino-acid sequence MSNLLNSLTTELRRGTLTLAVLSQLKTPQYGYSLVQRLEKSGITIDQSTLYPLLRRLEKQELVTSSWDTSESRPRKYYSLSDYGGEIFIQLKQEWEKTSQELYILLKGEEEDGAD